TCTGCctgctggtacacacacacacacacacacacacacacacacacactcactcacacgcacacatgcatgcacacaggcacgcacacacacacatacagacaaacacacacacacacacacaatctctcacacacacacacacacacacacaatctcacacacacacacacacgcacacacacacaatctctctctctcacacacacacacacacacacacacacacacacacacacacgcacaatctcacacacacacatacacacacacacacacacacacacacacacacacacacacacacacacacaatctctctctcacacacacacacacacacacacacacacatgtatacagtatgtatgagtATGTTGTCATATGATACAAGTGATGTGTTTGTCAGTTGTTTGTTTGAGTATTcaagtcaatgtgtgtgtgggtgtgtatgtgtatggggacatatgtgtgtgtgtgtgtgggggggttgtcTAGATGCTGGGCGGTATTCCGTGGCAGGTGTATTTCCAGCGTGTACTGTCCGCCTCATCGGCCACCTACGCTCAGGtgctctccttcctggctgCCTTCGGCTGCCTGGTCATGGCTGTGCCCTCTGTCCTCATCGGAGCCATAGGGGCCTCAACAGGTgagtgcgcgcgcacacacacatacacacacccactcccatgcacacatgtatacagacacacacatacacgcatacacacacacaaaaacatacacacacacacactcccatgcacacatgtatacacacacacacacacacacacacacacacacacacacacacacgcacgcacgcacgcacgcacacacacacacacacacacacacatatctacagGTGTTTCCATCCTAGCTGTTTTGCTTCATAGGAAATCTCTACCTTCAGTGACAGaacactgtgtgagtgtgcatgacatttacattcattcatttagcggATGCTGTTatgcaaagtgacttacaagtgAGGAAcaacattcatgtgtgtgtgtgtgtgtgtgtgtgtgtgtgtgtgtgtgtgtgtgtgtgtgtgtgtggaatagacGTGTCAATAACAACAGCTGCTCAGCTCTTCATTATGGGGATTAAGCCGCCAAGCAGGCGAAGCCTGTAAATATTACATCTGAGGCAAGCAggaggggacacacacacacacacacacacacacacacacacacacacacacacacacacacacacctgtaagtATCAAATCTGAGGCAAGCGGGAGGGGACACACAAATCCTGCTGCTATCTGCATCAAagtaacatgcacacacacacacacacacacacacacacacacacgcctgtaaGTATGACATCTGAGACGAACAGGGGGAGCTGCTCTAAGCCTGCCACTCTCTCCATCAAAGTGTTTGGCTTTAGCTGCCACCGGAGCCCAAATGTGACCACATCTGGAGGAACACACTGCTGCTGGTGCAGAGAAACAGATGCCAGGCGGGCACTAGGACCAGGCAGAATGAGTGGGCACAGGGAGTGGGCACTAGGGGCAGGCAGAATGAGTGGGCACAGAGAGTGGGCACTAGGAGCAGGCAGGATAAGTGGGCACAGGGAACGGGCACTAGGACTAGGCAAAATGAGCAGACACAGGGAGCGGGCACTAGGAGCAGGCAGAATGAGTGGGCACAGGGAGCGGGCAGGATGAGCGGGCACAGGGAGCGGGCACTAGGAGCAGGCAGAATGAGTGGGCACAGGGAGCGGCCACTAGGAGCAGGCAGAATGAGTGGGCACAGGGAGCGGGCAGGATGAGCGGGCACAGGGAGCGGGCAGGATGAGTGGGCATTGGGAGCGGGCACAGGGAGCGGGCACAGTGAGGAGGCATTGTGTCTAAAATCAGCACCCTAGGGCTGAGACtgagtgggatgtgtgtgtgtgtttgtcaagtcaagtcaagtcaagtcaaatttgacttctatagcacatttacaGACGGCTGAACtgcaccaaagtgcttcacaataaAGTGCTAATTGCAATAAACAAAGGAATGACCTAAGGCAGGAGGAAAAAAACGAAAAGGGCAACAAGACAATAACTGAAGGAGTTAAAATAATGTAAAGAAAAGAGAACATATAAAAAGGTAGTCAGCGGACACTATGCACTGGCACACAAAAAATGAGACACTAATCAAAGGCAAATGAAAAGAGGCGGGTCTTTAGAGACAGCTGCATGGATGTGGAGGGGGAGGCAGTTCCAGAGACCAGGGGCTGCTACTGCAAAGGCTCTGTCCCCCTTGGCTTTTAGCCTGAACCTGGGCACTTTCAACAGCAGTTGGCCAGCTGACCGTAGTGCTATGGAGGGGATGTGGTGGTGGAGAAGATCAGAtaggtacatgtgtgtgtgtgtgtgtgtgtgtgtgtgtgtgtgtgtgtgtgtgtgtgtgtgtggatgtgagtcAGTGAAGCTGAAGTCCATGTCCTTGCTGTGCAGACTGGAACCAGACGTCGTATGGCGCTATTCCCCCGAAAGACAAGAACCAGTCGGACATGATCCTGCCCATCGTGCTGCAGCACCTGTGCCCGTCCTACGTGTCCTTCTTCGGACTGGGCGCCGTGTCCGCAGCCGTCATGTCATCCGCAGACTCCTCTATCCTCTCCGCCAGCTCCATGTTTGCCAGAAACATCTATCAGCTTGCCTTCCGCCAGTCAGTGAGTACCACTAcgaccaacaccaacaccaacaccaacaccagcaccagcacctacaccaacaccaacacctaCACCAACACCTACACCAACACTAGCAcctacaccaacaccaacacctaCACTAACACCTGCACTGACaataacaccaacaccaacaccaacaccaacactagCACCTACACCAGGACCAACACCAACATTAGCACCTGACagtaacaccaacaccaacacctgcATTAACACCTGCATTAACACTTACACTGATACGTACAGTAACACCTACACCAACACTAACATTAACTGGAGTGTCTGTTGGGCCTCTGTATGAACAGATTATTCCATGttttttgtgcctgtgtgtgtatgtttgtttgcctgtgtgtgtgtgtgtgtgtgtgtgtgtctgtgcgtgtgtgtgcttgtgtgcatgcgtgcgtgcgtgcgtgcgtgtgcgtgtgtgtgttacacaggCGTCCGACCGTGAGATCGTGTGGGTGATGCGGATCACCATCTTTGTGTTTGGTGCGTTGGCGACGACGATGGCATTGCTGACCGGCACGGTGTACGGCTTGTGGTACCTGAGCTCCGACCTGGTCTACGTGATCATCTTCCCGCAGCTGCTGTGCGTGCTGTTCGTGCGTGGCACCAACACCTACGGCTCGGTGGCCGCCTACGTTTTCGGCCTGCTGCTGCGCATCGGTGGCGGGGAGCCCTACCTCAAGCTACCCGCCTTCATCCACTACCCGGGCTGCTACGTGAACGACGAGGGCATTCTGGTCCAGAAGTTCCCCTTCAAGACCGTGTCCATGCTGGCCTCGCTACTGGGGAACGTGCTGTTCTCCCACCTGGCCAAGTACCTGTTTGAGAGCGGGAAGCTGTCCGCCAAGTACGATGTGCTGGACGCCGTGATGTCCAAGCACAGCGAGGAGATCATGGACAAGACCACGCTGGTCAACCGCAACGTCATCGGCCTGTCAGAGCTGGCGCCGGTAAAGCCCCGCCTCAGTGTCACGCTGGCCGCCACCTTCACCCGCAAGGAGACGCTGACCGAGGAGGATGACGACTCCAGCCCCGACTCGCCCCACAGCCTCAAGAAcgagtgaccacacacacacacacacacacacacacacacgtgtcccaTCCACACCCTGAAAActaacacacaactcacacatacatataaagaAACACGAAGGTGGATGATTCCAGCTCCAACTctcccctgtacacacacacacacacacacacacacacacacacacacacacagacacacacacacacacacaaccttctcACTCTGGACTCAGAGAAGGAAGTGCAATCCGGGGCTGTGAAGTGGACTGCAGTGTGAGATCATCACGTTTGGATCctcagctatgtgtgtgtggagcgtggAGTGTGTTCTCCAACATTACTGTGGCAGGGTCATgcatctgtgtatttgtgtgaagtGGATTCTCTATCGGTACTActgcagctggtgtgtgtgtgtgtgtgtgtgtgtgtgtgtgtgtgtgtgtgagggtggattATGTTCTCCTTCGGGACTGCTACAGCTCGAAGgttgtatgtgtaagtgtacatgatatgtgtgtgtgtgtgtgtgtgtgtgtgatctactGGAGATGGATTGGTTTGGAGTGGACTTGGATTTGTCAATCATCTTCACTGTGCGTGGTGAGTACAACCTCTGAATGACCTTTTGCTCAGGAAGTAGAGGTCAGCACAGATACAGTAGCTGCTGGGAAGTGTAGTTCAGTTGGTAGCTGAGAAGTGCAATAATGATATGGATGCGTGcttgaccttgtgtgtgtgccgcagTGAGGCAGGAAGTGAGGTCATTGAATCATTAAATGTTTCTGAAGGCTGACCCGAGATCAGCCAGCTGCTCAGACCTGTAGTCACATCGATGAAGTTGCGACTAGAGACTAACTAGTACTACTGCACTCTATAGAGTTACTACTGAGCCAAAACTCTTGTTGCCAAATGGTCACTCTCTTatcagccagtgtgtgtgtgtgtgtgtgtgtgtgtgtgtgtgcgtatgttaaAAGGTCTCTCTATAGTATACTCCTCTGTTTCCACAATCACTCTGGAACCCAACAGTAAGCTTCTGTAGTctgtcctcctctgtgtgtgtgtgtgtgtgtgtgtgtgtgtgtgtgtgtgtgtgtgtgtgtgtgtgtgtgtatgtgtgggtgtgtaaggAACTGTCCTCTGCTTTAGCACTAGTGCTTGTGTAAAAGCCTTAACTCTGCTCATCTCCAGGACGGGCTACGCAGAGAGCCCCAGGATAGCGTGTGAAAAGTCTCCCCACGGCATTGTGGGATAGCTCTACCCATGGCATTTTTGGATAGGTCTACCCATGGTCTTTTGGGATAGGTCTACCCACAGCATTATGGGATAGGTCTACCCACGGCATTGTGGGATAGGTCTACCCAAAGGCATTGTGGGATAGGTCTATCCATGGCATTTTGGGATAGGTCTACCCATGGCATTGTGAGATAGGTCCAATGTTGGCTAGTGTGGATTAAGTGGCCCCTGCAAATTCATCTCCTGTATCAGATGTAGTTCTTAGGGGACTGAGTTCAGTTCCTGTAGTTCTAGATGTAGTTGTAGTTCTGGTCTCCGTACCTGGCTCCCAGCAGGACTTGTACTGGTTCAGTGTCTGTGGCTCTCTCTTAGTGTTGCTGtgatgtgtatatttatgtatatttatatttgtataAATATAGAAAATGCAAACAACATTTACATGTGCAGGTAGGAAACAAATCGTTCATGTTAATAAGCAACAGCTGCTAAcatctatttatttataaatgatGTTGTAAAGATATAAAAATGTACCGTAATTGCCGTAAATAAATAGTCTTATTTAACATATTCAGAGCTGTGTTGGGACATGTTTGCTatctgcttggtgtgtgtgttggagttgtGTGTTGCTGGACGAGTGTTCTTAAGTATGAGTTGTGTCGTTACGAAGGGCTGCCGTGCGATGGCTGGGCTTTTAAGAGCCCATTTCatcatggccacacacacacacacacacacacacacacacacacacacacatacacttcctAGTGCACTGCCCTTTCAGATCATCATGGCCGCTCTGGGCTCTTAAGAGCGAAGCCATTGTCGTCATCATGGCGGCTTTGTTGCGGCTCTTTGTCGCGGCGTGTGTGTGGCGGCCACGGGACGGACTGCAGCGCTTTCAGAGGCAGCGGCGCGTGTCCGAAAACGTGACGGCTCTCCTGACGTCAGCTGGCGCCCGACCATCCGCCCAATGTCACGACGAAGAGTCATCCGCTATAAATAGCTTGCCAGTATTTACATTACGCTAAGTGCTCCGCCTGGGCTGGACTGGGCCGATGGGGGGGCGCGGTTGCGGGGTTGGTGTTGGTCTTGGGTGCGTTACTACTGGTCTTCAGCGAGGCCACAccttaagggtgtgtgtgtgtgtgtgacgcttGTCCTGGCATGTCCTCCACTGTGCCCTTGTTCCCCCAAACTCAATCCCATTAGCGGccgccccacccctccccacaccaccacccaccccccgccccccacccaGGCCGCAGAGTGCTCTCGTCATAATGAAGAATCATGGAGAAACCTGACAGTCAGCCAAAACTACGCTCTCGCAATCCCAGCCTATCAGAGCCCAGCGCACTCCACacccagccaatcacagcccgGCGAACCTCAAACCCAGCCCATTTCATCCATGGATACCCAATGCCCAGCCAAGGCTGGATCTGCGGATCTCAAACTCAGCCATTCACAACCCTACATATTCACATCCAGCCAATCCCAGCCCTGCGCAATGAGACGTGCTTTTCAGTCCCTCAGAAGTTGGGGGAACAAAGCAGGCCCAGATCCATTCCAGCGGGAAGTTAAAgatacacacacgtgtgtgtgtgtgtgtgtgtgtgtgtgtgtgtgtatgtgtcagggcTGAGTACAGGAATCTTTATGGAAGCAGACAGGTGTAATCAGATTGCCCCCCCCTTCAGTCCTGGGAGTCTAATGGAGCTTCTGGGAAGTAAAGTgagtttcctgtgtgtgtgtgtgtgtgtgtgtgtgtgtgtgacctgaggAGCAAAGTGCTGTGATCAGATCATCTAGCTGGTCATCAGCCCATCAGAATGTGGCGCAGAACATCAGCCTGTATCAGCACATCAGACCAGATCCTGATGGCACTGGACacacatgtgtggtgtgtgtgtgtgagtgtgtgtgtgtgtgtacctttggtTATGGCTGGAAcaatgtgaagtgtgtgtgtgtgtgtgtgtgtgtgtgtgtgtgtgtgtgtgggtaggtgggtgtGGTTATGGCTGGAAcaatgtgaagtgtgtgtgtgtgtgtgtgtgtgggtaggtgggtgtGGTTATGGCTCGAAcaatgtgaagtgtgtgtgtgtgtgtgtgtgggtaggtgggtaggtgggtgTGGTTATGGCTGGATCAATGtgaagtgggtgtgtgtgtgtgtgtgtgtgtgtgtgtgggggtaggtGGGTGTGGTTATGGCTGGATcaatgtgaagtgtgtgtgtgagtgagtgtggtaGAGAGAGCTTCCCTCCCCAGGGGCCAATAAAGGTATTAGAGCAACAACCCCTCAGGGAGCCCTACAGCCCTATAgcctctcttttattctctctctctctctctctcattgctcttattctctctctcatcactcttattctctctctttttctcatcgctcttattctctctctctctccttgtcactgttattctctctcattctctcctcatcactcttattctctctcttaaAACGAGGTAGTTTGGAAGGCAGACAGGAAAAGAAAGTTGGTTGCCTTGTTGCCTTGTATCCCTGTTAGGTATCTTATAAGACAAACGTTTTTCCTGTTTTGAAACAGAGCCCATATCTCCATCTCCATTCTCATTCtcgttctctttctccttctttctgtcgttctctctccatctcttcttctctcctccatggCAGCTCTGTGTTTCAACCTTCAGCCTTCTGCTACAGGTATCTGCTGATATCTCCTCTAGAGCAAACAGCTGCATTGTAGATCCATATACAATCATTTAATGTATACAGCTGCATTGTAGATCCATATACAATCACATAATATACGGCTGCATTCTAGATCCATATACAATCATTTAATGTATACAGCTGCATTGTAGATCCATATACAATCACATAATATACGGCTGCATTCTAGATCCATATACAATCATTTAATGTATACAGCTGCATTGTAGATCCATATACAATCACATAAAATACAGCTGCATTCTAGATCCATATGCAATCACTTAATGTATACAGCTACATTCCAGATCCATATACAATCACATAATGTACAGCTGCATTCTAGATCCGATCCATATACAATCACATAATGTATACAACTGCATTCTAGATCCATATACAAACACTTAATGTATACAGCTACATTCTAGATCCatatacgtaagggataatgtatagaacgccggtcattgtccCTTCGGTCAttgtcccttcagggcggaacaagacccctccgctgcgcgtcggggtccggttcgccctgtcgggacctatctcccgacaatgaccgtcgttctatacattatcccgcttattacacggctacttaccaaaacgacacaataaactccccacgatatgactctttagcctacatagcctaggctatatcctatttgttaccgtttcatcatggcttttgctgagaaacaaatagttcgcaacaaaacacgctgaacttgaatcaaacattctttagaacacagctgatcaaccgcctgctttcacttttgaatgaagttccaatccttgcgtagtgatatgaaagaattgacttagaagcacaaagcccattttccttgacagcggtctgttatacttagcaacggtctgttattcagaattagcagaccgccgaacgttgggaaggcccatttaaaggagaattccggtgtgatattgacctaaagtgtattgaaacatgatacagagtgtgaacgtatgtctcatagcccatctcgacttgtcccctgcactccaaaatctggcgctagttagccgatgctaccaacaactttttcagtagtggtgcttcggcatcgggctagccatgcaaataaatcactgttttacacccatttacgaggctcaatgtatctccacacttcattggtagacttcctagggccctgacatttaaaacgagacattgagaactttgaaaaagcactggtagtttacttacaagacgatttatacagacagtatcttcacgaagtttaacatttgcagccatcttgaatttagtcacgataagtcgagcaacgagtaagaatgaacaggtatgataagggatcagattccaaaaataattcagtggaaatgcatggattccagtttcttccagtagcagcaactggaatccatgcatttccactgaattatttttggaatctgatcccttatcttaactgttcattcttactcgttgctcgacttatcgtgactaaattcaagatggctgcaaacgctaaacttcgtgaagatactgtctgtataaatcgtcttgtaagtaaactaccagtgctttttcaaagttctcaatgtctcgttttaaatgtcagggccctcggaagtctaccaatgaagtgtggagatacattgagcctcgtaaatgggtgtaaaacagtgatttatttgcatggctagcccgatgccgaagcaccactattgaaaaagatgttggtagcatcggctaactagcgccagattttggagtgcaggggacaagccgagatgggctatgagacatacgttcacactcggtatcatgtttcgatacactttaggtcaatatcacaccggaattctcctttaagtgaatggagcattatgcagcactatgaagagccgtgtaataaaatcACATAATGTATACAGCTGCATTCTAGATCCATATACAATCACAAAATGTGTACAACTGCATTCTAGATCCATATACAATCACATAATGTATACAGCTGCATTCTAGATCTATATACAATCACATAatgcagagccatataaaggtacctttatatggctctgacaTAATGTATACAGCTGCATTCTAGATCCATATACACTTACAGTTATTCCATAATTTATGATTCCATCATGTTCTCTATGTAATCAACATAATGTTCTAgccaggggttctcaaactttaTGGTTCCAAGAACCCCATGTGGGGAGAACAATTTCAATGGACCACATAATAATCATAAACTTAAGCATATGCCATTTGTATTCTCTGAAATTGGCCCAGGTTCACTACCCCATGTCTTCTGGTAGGTATGTAACTTGGTTTTTGGCAACTTTGTTTTGCATCACTTGGTGACGTGGACTGACTCTCTCCACAGTCTATCAGCTAGCAGGCAAATGCGTTCTTTGTGACCTTTGTGAGTCAAGTGATTCAGGTTAAATGTTAAATCTGTCTGAAAGTAATGAAAATACCCATCTGATGATAAGAAGGTTACTTCATTAAAGActtaaaaataattttgccaataaattgtacattggatatgggcctgtaattgttaaGCATGGAAGACCCTCTGTCACTTAAGTGCAGACATAAACAACCTGTAACTCATTTGATT
The Alosa sapidissima isolate fAloSap1 chromosome 23, fAloSap1.pri, whole genome shotgun sequence genome window above contains:
- the slc5a7a gene encoding high affinity choline transporter 1, with translation MAIHVEGLVAIVIFYLLILIVGIWAAWKNKNSGVVEGTDRSETIMVGGRDIGLFVGGFTMTATWVGGGYINGTAEYVYLPDYGLAWAQAPFGYALSLVVGGLFFAKPMRSRGYVTMLDPFQQIYGKRMGGLLFIPALMGEIFWSAAILSALGATLSVIMDMNINMSVVISALIAIFYTLVGGLYSVAYTDVVQLFCIFVGLWISVPSALAHPAVSDIGVTALQRVHQAAWLGRVDKRDMWTWVDNFCLLMLGGIPWQVYFQRVLSASSATYAQVLSFLAAFGCLVMAVPSVLIGAIGASTDWNQTSYGAIPPKDKNQSDMILPIVLQHLCPSYVSFFGLGAVSAAVMSSADSSILSASSMFARNIYQLAFRQSASDREIVWVMRITIFVFGALATTMALLTGTVYGLWYLSSDLVYVIIFPQLLCVLFVRGTNTYGSVAAYVFGLLLRIGGGEPYLKLPAFIHYPGCYVNDEGILVQKFPFKTVSMLASLLGNVLFSHLAKYLFESGKLSAKYDVLDAVMSKHSEEIMDKTTLVNRNVIGLSELAPVKPRLSVTLAATFTRKETLTEEDDDSSPDSPHSLKNE